In the genome of Actinomycetes bacterium, the window GTCTACATGATTGATGGCCCTGCCACACTCAAGCGCGAGGTCTGGGGATGCGAGCACGGCAACAGCGACTCCATCCTGTAACCATCCACCCTCGTAACCAGGACTTCTGCACTACCAACGACTCGCAGCAGAATCCCCTCATAGGGCGCTTCGAATCCCTATGTTGAGCAGGCACTTTACCGTCGGGTCCTCATCGCCCCTGGGAGGGGTCGCAACGTGGTCAACGCCGAGAACGACCACACTGCGGCCTTCTTGTCCTCATCGCCCCTGGGAGGGGTCGCAACGTGGTCATTCCCGCCACCTGCCCGCCGGCGCCGGGGGTCGCAACCCGAGCTGGACGCGATGGGCGTCGCGCCCGCTGAGGGGTCCTCATCGCCCCTGGGAGGGTCGCAACTCCCGCTCGGCCTTGACGATGCTGACCTCGGCCGGGTCCTGTAGATACCCGGCCCAGGGTTACTCCGGCACGTACAGGAAGTAGTCGCCTTCCTCGTCGTCCCACTCCATGACCACGACCCCGTTGGCCGCGGCCGCCTTGACGAACTGCAGGAACCCGGCGTAGCCGAGGTCCTTCTCCGACCAGCCCGGGGCGCGCTTGCGGAGCTGGTCCTTCAGGCCCGACAGCGGCACCTCGTCCTCCTCGCCCTGCAGGTCGAGCACGGTCTTCTTGAGCAGGTCGAACGCCTGGTCGGCGCGGCCACCCGCGGCCGGGAAGTCGACCGCGGGGTCGCCGGAGGCGGCGCCGTCCCCGAGGGCGACGACCCCGTTGCGCTCGAGCTGGCGCAGCAGCTCCCCGAAGGCGCGGAACCCGTAGTCGGACTCGGAGAAGGTCGGGTCCTTACGCAGCACGGCCCGCTTGAGGGTGGAGGCGAGCACCGGCTCGGCGCCGCTCTGCTTCAGCCCGGCCAGCGTCTGGGTGATCGTGCGCTGCAGGTCCTGCAGGTCCCGGTCACCCGATGCGCCCGGCGGGCGGGTCTTGGCCTTGCCCGACTTGGCCCGAGCGGGCGGCTTGGCCTTGGCCGCGCCGTTGCCGCCGGACCGGGCCGGCTGCGGGGTCAGCTCGGCGACCCCTGGCAGGCGGTCGTAGAACATGAACTCGTCGCAGGCGGGCGGGAGCAGGCCAGACGTCGACCCCCTGACCCCGATGCCGATCACCCGCCGGTTCAGGCCGCGCAGGGCCGCGACCAGCGGGGTGAAGTCGGAGTCGCCGGAGGCGATCACGAACGTGGACACGAAGCCACGCTCGTAGGCGAGCTCCATCGCGTCGACCGCGAGCTTGATGTCGGCGGCGTTCTTGCGGACCGCGCCGGTGCGCTGGGGGATGTCGATGAGCTCGCAGTTGTGCTGGACGAGGGAACGCCGGTCGTCGGCGAACAGCGTCCAGTCGGCGTAGGCGCGCCTGGCCACGACCCGGCCCCGCTCGGCGAGCGCGTCCATGATCGGGCCGACATCGAATGCACGGCCGATCTCGCGGGCGCCGATGACGAGGTTCTCGTGGTCGATGAACAGCGCGATGCGTTCTTCGTCGGTGGGCATGGCGCAACCATACGCCGTTTCCCACGGCGGTTCCGGCACCCACTCCCACGGCGTAGGCTGGACCGCGGGCAACGACAGGCCGGCGTGGCTCCGCTGGTGCGCGCCGGACGGCATTACCGAGGAGGCGCAAGTGCTGCTCGAAGGCAAGCGGGTGATCGCCCTGGTCGAGGAAGACTACGAGGACCTCGAGCACTGGTATCCGGTGCTGCGCCTGCGGGAGGAGGGCGCCGAGGTGGTGGTGGCCGGGCTCGGCGCGGCCAGCTACCGCGGCAAGTACGGGGTGCCCTGCGAGCCGGACACCGACGTGGAAGCGCTCGACATGGACGGCTTCGACGGCATCCTGGTCGTGGGTGGCTGGGCGCCCGACAAGCTGCGCCGCTCCGAGAAGGTGCTCGAACTGGTCCGCGAGGCCGACCGGGACGGCAAGGTGCTCGGCGTGATCTGCCACGGCGG includes:
- a CDS encoding NYN domain-containing protein; translation: MPTDEERIALFIDHENLVIGAREIGRAFDVGPIMDALAERGRVVARRAYADWTLFADDRRSLVQHNCELIDIPQRTGAVRKNAADIKLAVDAMELAYERGFVSTFVIASGDSDFTPLVAALRGLNRRVIGIGVRGSTSGLLPPACDEFMFYDRLPGVAELTPQPARSGGNGAAKAKPPARAKSGKAKTRPPGASGDRDLQDLQRTITQTLAGLKQSGAEPVLASTLKRAVLRKDPTFSESDYGFRAFGELLRQLERNGVVALGDGAASGDPAVDFPAAGGRADQAFDLLKKTVLDLQGEEDEVPLSGLKDQLRKRAPGWSEKDLGYAGFLQFVKAAAANGVVVMEWDDEEGDYFLYVPE
- a CDS encoding type 1 glutamine amidotransferase domain-containing protein; this translates as MLLEGKRVIALVEEDYEDLEHWYPVLRLREEGAEVVVAGLGAASYRGKYGVPCEPDTDVEALDMDGFDGILVVGGWAPDKLRRSEKVLELVREADRDGKVLGVICHGGWVPASAGVLKGRTMTCTVGIKDDVMNAGANYVDEPVVVDGNLVTARRPPDLPGYGAALVEALRAGSA